A window of the Myxocyprinus asiaticus isolate MX2 ecotype Aquarium Trade chromosome 11, UBuf_Myxa_2, whole genome shotgun sequence genome harbors these coding sequences:
- the hycc2 gene encoding protein FAM126B isoform X1 has protein sequence MTLNLMMAADRGIVEEWLSEFKMLSETQLSSYAGVLHQKNTLIPALYSVIQDHNSELLEPVCHQLFELYRSSEDGLRRFTLQFLPELVWMYLRRGRHGSGCIEALLLGIYNLEIVNKDGNSKLLSFTIPSLSKPSIYHEPSSLGSMALTEGALCQHGLIRVIYSGLHPQRETFTAQNRFEVLCFLMLCYNSAVVFMPPSSYQSVCRMSSRLCVCGFPRQQQKAWSAPCIRVLLDPEFMVQMLSAVYHAIYNGEWDAGREALDDILYRAQLELYSEPLLLGNAMKSSLPDSAPDASQGRKILQVEVTPTISRISHCTITAASIRRLRWRREDADGMSRGEESFNLNDPDEGFSSGASSSSQPSGFRGNTAPRMGGHRSSSKKNRLSVEREREREASSDPQRRPPHSTTVMLNAIELSLPAGSAPLARASSTSSSSFDCINTSASWAVTVNPGLIGSQGAELSSGVATQRHSNLSLQDKHSPPPDDTELLSPGAPLTKQSRSPSFNMQIISQV, from the exons TGATGATGGCTGCAGATCGAGGTATAGTGGAGGAATGGCTCTCAGAATTCAAG ATGCTGTCTGAGACACAGTTGTCCAGTTATGCTGGAGTCCTCCATCAAAAGAACACACTCATACCAGCTCTTTACAGCGTCATTCAAGACCACAACAGTGAG TTACTGGAGCCAGTATGTCATCAGCTGTTCGAGCTGTACCGCAGTTCAGAGGATGGCCTGAGACGCTTCACTCTGCAGTTCCTGCCGGAGCTGGTGTGGATGTATCTGCGCAGGGGTCGACACGGCAGTGGCTGCATTGAGGCTCTTTTGCTGGGCATCTACAACCTG GAAATTGTGAATAAAGATGGAAACAGCAAGCTGTTATCATTCACAATCCCTTCACTGTCTAAACCATCCATATATCACGAG CCGTCTAGTCTTGGCTCTATGGCTTTGACTGAGGGAGCTCTATGTCAACATGGCCTGATCAGAGTGATCTACAGCGGTCTACACCCTCAGAGAGAAACCTTCACTGCACAGAacag GTTTGAGGTGTTATGTTTCCTGATGTTGTGTTATAACTCAGCAGTGGTCTTCATGCCTCCCTCATCATACCAGTCTGTCTGTAGAATGAGCTCACG tctgtgtgtgtgcgggttTCCGCGGCAGCAGCAGAAGGCGTGGAGTGCTCCCTGCATTCGTGTGCTGTTAGATCCAGAGTTCATGGTGCAGATGCTCTCCGCTGTCTATCATGCCAT aTATAATGGGGAGTGGGATGCAGGCAGAGAGGCTCTGGATGACATTCTGTACCGAGCTCAACTGGAGCTGTACTCAGAGCCGCTGCTG CTCGGCAATGCTATGAAGAGCTCATTGCCGGACAGCGCACCAGACGCGTCGCAGGGGAGGAAGATCCTGCAGGTGGAGGTGACGCCAACCATCAGCCGAATCTCTCACTGCACCATCACTGCTGCATCCATCCGCAGACTGCGTTGGAGGAGAGAGG ATGCGGATGGGATGAGCCGGGGCGAAGAATCCTTCAACCTCAATGACCCTGATGAAGGCTTCTCATCCGGAGCATCCAGCAGCAGCCAACCGAGTGGTTTCCGTGGGAATACAGCGCCACGCATGGGCGGCCACAGGAGCAGCTCGAAAAAGAACCGCTTGTCCGTCGAGAGAGAGCGTGAACGGGAGGCATCTTCAGACCCTCAGAGGAGACCGCCTCATTCGACCACAGTCATGCTCAACGCCATCGAGCTGAGCCTCCCCGCCGGATCCGCCCCCCTCGCCAGGGCCTCCAGCACCTCCTCCAGCTCGTTTGACTGCATTAACACCAGTGCAAGCTGGGCAGTGACAGTCAATCCAGGGTTAATCGGGTCACAGGGTGCAGAATTGAGCTCTGGTGTGGCGACTCAGAGACACTCAAACCTCAGTCTGCAGGACAAGCACTCACCGCCGCCGGATGACACCGAGCTTCTCTCTCCTGGAGCTCCGCTCACCAAACAGTCCCGATCACCCAGTTTCAACATGCAGATCATATCACAGGTGTAG
- the hycc2 gene encoding protein FAM126B isoform X2 produces MMAADRGIVEEWLSEFKMLSETQLSSYAGVLHQKNTLIPALYSVIQDHNSELLEPVCHQLFELYRSSEDGLRRFTLQFLPELVWMYLRRGRHGSGCIEALLLGIYNLEIVNKDGNSKLLSFTIPSLSKPSIYHEPSSLGSMALTEGALCQHGLIRVIYSGLHPQRETFTAQNRFEVLCFLMLCYNSAVVFMPPSSYQSVCRMSSRLCVCGFPRQQQKAWSAPCIRVLLDPEFMVQMLSAVYHAIYNGEWDAGREALDDILYRAQLELYSEPLLLGNAMKSSLPDSAPDASQGRKILQVEVTPTISRISHCTITAASIRRLRWRREDADGMSRGEESFNLNDPDEGFSSGASSSSQPSGFRGNTAPRMGGHRSSSKKNRLSVEREREREASSDPQRRPPHSTTVMLNAIELSLPAGSAPLARASSTSSSSFDCINTSASWAVTVNPGLIGSQGAELSSGVATQRHSNLSLQDKHSPPPDDTELLSPGAPLTKQSRSPSFNMQIISQV; encoded by the exons ATGATGGCTGCAGATCGAGGTATAGTGGAGGAATGGCTCTCAGAATTCAAG ATGCTGTCTGAGACACAGTTGTCCAGTTATGCTGGAGTCCTCCATCAAAAGAACACACTCATACCAGCTCTTTACAGCGTCATTCAAGACCACAACAGTGAG TTACTGGAGCCAGTATGTCATCAGCTGTTCGAGCTGTACCGCAGTTCAGAGGATGGCCTGAGACGCTTCACTCTGCAGTTCCTGCCGGAGCTGGTGTGGATGTATCTGCGCAGGGGTCGACACGGCAGTGGCTGCATTGAGGCTCTTTTGCTGGGCATCTACAACCTG GAAATTGTGAATAAAGATGGAAACAGCAAGCTGTTATCATTCACAATCCCTTCACTGTCTAAACCATCCATATATCACGAG CCGTCTAGTCTTGGCTCTATGGCTTTGACTGAGGGAGCTCTATGTCAACATGGCCTGATCAGAGTGATCTACAGCGGTCTACACCCTCAGAGAGAAACCTTCACTGCACAGAacag GTTTGAGGTGTTATGTTTCCTGATGTTGTGTTATAACTCAGCAGTGGTCTTCATGCCTCCCTCATCATACCAGTCTGTCTGTAGAATGAGCTCACG tctgtgtgtgtgcgggttTCCGCGGCAGCAGCAGAAGGCGTGGAGTGCTCCCTGCATTCGTGTGCTGTTAGATCCAGAGTTCATGGTGCAGATGCTCTCCGCTGTCTATCATGCCAT aTATAATGGGGAGTGGGATGCAGGCAGAGAGGCTCTGGATGACATTCTGTACCGAGCTCAACTGGAGCTGTACTCAGAGCCGCTGCTG CTCGGCAATGCTATGAAGAGCTCATTGCCGGACAGCGCACCAGACGCGTCGCAGGGGAGGAAGATCCTGCAGGTGGAGGTGACGCCAACCATCAGCCGAATCTCTCACTGCACCATCACTGCTGCATCCATCCGCAGACTGCGTTGGAGGAGAGAGG ATGCGGATGGGATGAGCCGGGGCGAAGAATCCTTCAACCTCAATGACCCTGATGAAGGCTTCTCATCCGGAGCATCCAGCAGCAGCCAACCGAGTGGTTTCCGTGGGAATACAGCGCCACGCATGGGCGGCCACAGGAGCAGCTCGAAAAAGAACCGCTTGTCCGTCGAGAGAGAGCGTGAACGGGAGGCATCTTCAGACCCTCAGAGGAGACCGCCTCATTCGACCACAGTCATGCTCAACGCCATCGAGCTGAGCCTCCCCGCCGGATCCGCCCCCCTCGCCAGGGCCTCCAGCACCTCCTCCAGCTCGTTTGACTGCATTAACACCAGTGCAAGCTGGGCAGTGACAGTCAATCCAGGGTTAATCGGGTCACAGGGTGCAGAATTGAGCTCTGGTGTGGCGACTCAGAGACACTCAAACCTCAGTCTGCAGGACAAGCACTCACCGCCGCCGGATGACACCGAGCTTCTCTCTCCTGGAGCTCCGCTCACCAAACAGTCCCGATCACCCAGTTTCAACATGCAGATCATATCACAGGTGTAG